The Nostoc sp. 'Lobaria pulmonaria (5183) cyanobiont' DNA window GTAGCGATCGCAGTTCTTCTTCATTTGCCTGACCGACGCTTGCTTTGGTCAAGTTGGCAAATCCTTGGGCATCGCGGACAAAGAACACCGGATGATTAATTAGCAAAAAGTCTTGGGTTTCCTGCTCATCATCCAGAACTTTTTCACCTTCTACCTGTAAAAGTTTAATAGCAAGTGCCCGAACATCGGGATCGAGGTCTGACGCGAGTTTACCGCGCTTTTGTGCGGGGGAAGCATTGGATAGTCTGACCCAAATTGGGTAGGTTTTGGGTTGGACAAAGATACCCACCTTCAACGATTCGGGAATATTATCCTCAACTTTGAACTCTCCCCAAACTAAGGCATGACTTTTTGGATGGTCTTTTCGCAGGTCTGGACCCTTCTCGGCTTGAACTTTGAGATCGATGTCCACGATGGTGTCAATAGCCGCTTCTTGAGCAGTAGTGTTCAAGATGGTATCAGTAGCCGCTTCTTGAACAGGAGTGGATAGATTAGATTGGCTCATAGTTCTTTCTCCTTATTGATTGTGAGTGTTTCAAGACTGAGAAAATAAGGTTTACAGATAGATTGCTAGTTCACAGCGCTGCTTTCTTTAGTGTTGCGATCTCTGGGAATGATGATGAGTACAAACTCATAATATCTCCTCTGGTTGCTGGATTGTTTTCAATGCCCATCCACCAATCCAACATCCCAATCCATCTACAATTAATATGAGGATAGCTGTGATTTGGAATAGCAAACCCCAACCTGCAAAGGAAACTTGAGAAAGATGATCGGGGCTAATTACGATCAAATGATTGTAAATTCCAAAGAGGAGCGATCCTGCCATTGAACCCAGTAATAGCCAGCTACCAAGGTGGTAGAACTGTGTCCAAAGTAAAACGGCTGCAACGATCGGAGTCAGAAAAATTACAACAACCACGAACGAACTTTGAAGCAAAGATAGGCCAACAGGGATTTCCACATGTGCTAAACCATGCATTCCGTTGGCGATCGCATGGATGACCGCAATCGTTGTTCCATATTGAGCAATTTTCATCTTTATTCCTCCTGAGTAGAAAACTTCACAGACATCATTCATTGATGGCAGTGGGAGCGCAACCGCAAATATGCAATGCTGATTAGCTTAACTGAACTTACGGCGATGGAAAATTCTCGATAGGTCTGTTAGATTAATTTGTTTTGCACAGATGAACCTGTCTATCATAGGCAAAACGAATTTCTTTTTGACTTTTGACTTCCCCAAAGGGGCTGACGATTCTATGAAGAAAAGACAGCCTTTTTCAATCACCCTGAAACGAGACGTTTTTCTCCACCGTTTCACGGCTTATATGCAAATGATTAGCGGGAAAATCAGGATCGGAATAACCAACAGCTAAACCACAAATGATTAATAATTCCGGTGGAATGTTCAACTCACTGCGGATAATTTCCGGATAAGCTGCTAGCGAAACCTCTACGCAGGTATCAATGCCACGAGCGGTTAGGCACAACACCAGCGTTTGTAAATACATCCCCACACTCAAGGCATCTGCAACGCCCAAATCTCGGTGCATACAGACGATACCAACTACTGGTGCGCCAAAAAATTCGTAATTACGCAGAAGGGCTAGCTGTCTATTAACTTTATCGTCACGAGCAATCCCCATAGCTCCATAGACTTGCACGCCCAGTTCTTGGCGGTAATGCTGGAAAGCTTCCGGCAGCCCAAAGCTGTAGGGCGGCTGCTGCTTGGCTTGGTTTAGTAAAGCCTCTTGCAGACGATCTCGGCGTTCGCCTTGGGAAAACACCAACCGCCACGGCTGGATGTTTGAATTTGACGGCGCAAGCTGCGCTAGAGCGAGGGCTTCATCGAGCAAAGCCCGTGGCACTGGTTGCGATAAGAATTTGCGTGTTGAGTGTCGGTCTTTGATAGTTTGATCGAGATCAAACATAACTTTATCAACCTTTAGTAGTTAAAGAGAGTTCCAGGAAATAATGATTTGGTTTAGCTGCTTATAAGTAAAAACTCACGTATCATAAGTCATTTATGAGTTAGCTTGTACTTGGTACGGCAGTGTTAACCACCCATTGCAAAGGCCGAGGTTGAAAATTGAGTTCCCGTTTTGCCTTAGCATTCGATACTCCTCGCATTTGAGTACCGTAGTAAATGGCATCCGCACCACCTACTTTCAGCGCCTCCTCAACGGATATCTGAGGCGGTGGTGGCGCATTCAGCCAACGAGCAAAGGCAGGGAGCCACTCACGCACCTTTAAGGGGCGATCGTCCGTAATCAGGTAAATGCCAGGATTGCCCCGCTCCGCTGCCGCAACTGTCGCGATCGCCACATCCTCAATGTGAATCCACGACCAGACACCTTCGCCATTGCCAACGATGGGAAACTGTTGCTGTCGCACCTGTTGAGCAACGTCGCCATCGGCAGCAAACCAAGTGCCAGGCCCGTAGAAGAAGCCATAACGCAGAGCAATTCCTTTCGCCAGCAATTGCGCGATCAATGGACGACCGATCGCGCCCGTTGCACCTGCGACAAAAATCTTCATCTCTTAACCTCCTGTTGAAGCATGTAAAACATTTACATTTTGTTTAACTTCTGTTAAGGCTCACCTTGGCTCAAAATAGCTGTCATCAGTCGCTCAACTTCCCAGGCATTGTCGTAACGATTTCCGTTGATAAACAAAGTTGGTGTATAGGTGACACCACATTGCTTTCCACTGTACATATCTTGGGCGACTCGATCAGCATACTGGTGTTCGGCGATCGCTCTTAGAAACTGATGTAGATCCAGCCCTAATTCGTTGGCGTACTCCAATAAATTGCCATCACTCAAGAATTTCTGACGCTCAAACAGAATGTTGTGCATTTGCCAAAACTTACCCTGTGTTGCTGCTGCCTCGGCTGCCTCAGCTGCTTTTTGTGCTTGGAAATGAAGTTGCTTTTGGGGAAAGTGACGGCACACAAAGCAGAGTTGATGATTGAGTCGTTGTTGAATGGTTTTAATCATCTTGTGAACCTCTGCACAATAAGGACATTGGTAGTCGCTATACTCAATCAGGATGACAGGTGCATCTATCGCGCCTTGCAGGTGATCGTGGGGATTGATCGTAAGTAGCGATCGATCCTGGTAACTTGGCTGCTCCATGCGAGCGGGTTAGAAAAAGGGTTGCTGTATTATGGATTTGCTAAATCTCTGCTACAGCAAGTAAATTTAGTGTATGGAAATCCCCTGTAATTGTCGCCCTGCTCAAACAGAGTTTTTTACCTATACAAACCGAGCAGTCATAACCTGTCTCACAGACAGGTCATTGCTATCCTAAAGCATAGATGTTTGCTCATAGCCTAGCTATCAAATAGCGATCACACCTCGCTTTAGAGCAGTAATGAGCGCTTGTGCCCGATCGCTGGCTCCCAACTTACTCATAATATTTTTGGTGTGAAACTTGACGGTACTTTCACTAATCAATAGTTCAGTGCTAATCTCTTGATTATTCTTGCCGCGTGCCATCAGGTTCAGCACTTCTAACTCGCGATTGCTCAGTTCAGAAATGCCCATGCGCTCGGCCAGTTTCGCACCCACTGCGGGTGGAATGTACTGTTGACCCGCATGAACCGCACGAATAGCGCTCAAAAGTTCCTCAGCCCCAGCATCCTTCAGGACATATCCTTTTGCCCCAGCTTGCAGTCCACGATAGATGTCTTCATCTCCGTCGTAAGTAGTCAGTACGATAATTCGAGCTTGTTTAAATTCAGCACGAATCGTAATCGTTGCCTCAACTCCTCCGATTTCAGGCATTCGTAAATCCATTAACACAATGTCAGGCTGATATTGACGGAAGAGTGCGATCGCTTCACGCCCGTTGCTTGCTCGTCCAATCACCTTGATATCTGTTTGAGATTCAAGCAAAATGGTTAACCCCTGTGCCACCATCACATGATCGTCCGCAATCAGAACGTGAATGAGAGGAAATTGGCTCATGATGGCTCCCTCGGATTGACAGATACGACAATTTCTGTTCCTCGTCCTGGTGCG harbors:
- a CDS encoding nitroreductase; this encodes MFDLDQTIKDRHSTRKFLSQPVPRALLDEALALAQLAPSNSNIQPWRLVFSQGERRDRLQEALLNQAKQQPPYSFGLPEAFQHYRQELGVQVYGAMGIARDDKVNRQLALLRNYEFFGAPVVGIVCMHRDLGVADALSVGMYLQTLVLCLTARGIDTCVEVSLAAYPEIIRSELNIPPELLIICGLAVGYSDPDFPANHLHISRETVEKNVSFQGD
- a CDS encoding NAD-dependent epimerase/dehydratase family protein, yielding MKIFVAGATGAIGRPLIAQLLAKGIALRYGFFYGPGTWFAADGDVAQQVRQQQFPIVGNGEGVWSWIHIEDVAIATVAAAERGNPGIYLITDDRPLKVREWLPAFARWLNAPPPPQISVEEALKVGGADAIYYGTQMRGVSNAKAKRELNFQPRPLQWVVNTAVPSTS
- a CDS encoding DsbA family protein, with the protein product MEQPSYQDRSLLTINPHDHLQGAIDAPVILIEYSDYQCPYCAEVHKMIKTIQQRLNHQLCFVCRHFPQKQLHFQAQKAAEAAEAAATQGKFWQMHNILFERQKFLSDGNLLEYANELGLDLHQFLRAIAEHQYADRVAQDMYSGKQCGVTYTPTLFINGNRYDNAWEVERLMTAILSQGEP
- a CDS encoding response regulator transcription factor, whose product is MSQFPLIHVLIADDHVMVAQGLTILLESQTDIKVIGRASNGREAIALFRQYQPDIVLMDLRMPEIGGVEATITIRAEFKQARIIVLTTYDGDEDIYRGLQAGAKGYVLKDAGAEELLSAIRAVHAGQQYIPPAVGAKLAERMGISELSNRELEVLNLMARGKNNQEISTELLISESTVKFHTKNIMSKLGASDRAQALITALKRGVIAI